From Rhizobium sp. NZLR1, a single genomic window includes:
- a CDS encoding glycosyltransferase: protein MRIAVFDTYYSRFLRTHYRRNRDLRSASSQRQTDSLLEAAFGTSDFYSRHLKAQGCDVLDIIGNCVPLQSAWAQENNEPFSPWAMKLPHRFFRLPYIGARLAALPGLLEVAMARVRAFKPDVLYCQDLSFFPPHALMELKKTVPLIVGQIACPLPPDGFLRPYDLILTSFPHFVPRFREMGIRSEYFRIGFDTRVLDILGNVPRDVPVSFVGGISRHHGKAIPLLEHLADTTPIQFFGYGARTLPRSSAIRKRHNGEVWGPDMYRALARSRITVNRHINVAENNANNMRLYEATGVGSLLITDRKDNLGEIFEIGKEVVAYSSPEEAAELIRYYIKHPDEADLIAKAGQARTLKDHTYKTRMNELMPILERHLEERG from the coding sequence ATGCGGATTGCCGTGTTCGATACCTACTATTCCCGATTTCTGAGGACGCACTATCGTCGCAATCGGGATTTGAGGTCGGCTTCCTCCCAGAGGCAGACGGATTCTCTGCTCGAGGCAGCGTTCGGCACGTCCGATTTCTATTCCCGTCACCTGAAGGCCCAGGGTTGCGATGTCCTCGATATCATCGGCAATTGTGTTCCGCTTCAATCGGCCTGGGCGCAAGAGAACAACGAACCATTCAGCCCATGGGCGATGAAACTGCCCCACCGGTTTTTCAGATTGCCCTATATCGGTGCACGGCTGGCGGCGCTTCCTGGCCTGTTGGAGGTTGCGATGGCGCGGGTGCGCGCATTCAAGCCCGATGTGCTTTATTGTCAGGATCTCAGCTTTTTTCCGCCTCACGCATTGATGGAGCTGAAAAAGACCGTGCCACTCATCGTCGGCCAGATCGCCTGTCCGTTGCCGCCGGACGGCTTTCTGCGTCCCTATGATCTCATTCTGACGTCCTTTCCCCATTTCGTGCCCCGTTTCCGCGAGATGGGCATAAGATCTGAATACTTTCGGATCGGCTTCGACACCCGGGTGCTCGATATCCTCGGGAATGTCCCACGCGACGTGCCAGTGAGTTTCGTCGGCGGCATAAGCCGTCATCATGGCAAAGCGATCCCGCTGCTCGAACATCTTGCGGATACCACGCCGATACAGTTTTTCGGCTACGGCGCCAGGACGCTTCCGCGCTCATCTGCAATTCGGAAACGTCATAACGGTGAAGTGTGGGGTCCGGACATGTATCGCGCGCTGGCCCGCAGCCGGATCACGGTCAACCGGCATATCAACGTTGCCGAAAACAATGCCAATAACATGCGGCTTTACGAGGCGACGGGGGTCGGATCGCTGCTTATAACCGACAGGAAAGACAACCTTGGTGAGATTTTCGAGATCGGCAAGGAAGTCGTCGCCTATTCCAGCCCTGAGGAAGCCGCGGAACTCATACGCTATTATATAAAGCACCCCGACGAGGCTGATCTTATCGCGAAGGCCGGTCAGGCTAGGACACTGAAGGACCACACTTACAAGACGAGAATGAACGAGTTGATGCCGATCCTCGAGAGACATTTGGAGGAGCGGGGCTGA
- a CDS encoding class I SAM-dependent methyltransferase yields MSFIHTTLNRFPVLKRRLKRLREQLLPAASVSSHYIEIDSARRDSESSRLAASWKASDLPARQRELVERQLKEYRGGASIDVFDVFAAALRRIDNLPAAGSLLEIGCSSGYYSEVLEVNGLPLRYSGCDYSHAFIDMARRIYPALSFDVEDATRLSYQNDAFDVVVSGCCLLHIPDYKAAIAESARVAKEYVIFHRTPVVYGQPTKYFRKQAYGVETIEIHFSEPDLLDSFRVHGLEVQSTFTLNESADPRDYSTGNANRTYLCRKQSQL; encoded by the coding sequence ATGTCATTTATTCATACGACTCTCAACCGCTTTCCGGTGTTGAAGCGCCGGTTGAAGCGATTGCGTGAACAGCTGCTGCCAGCGGCATCGGTGTCCTCGCACTACATCGAGATCGATTCAGCTCGGCGAGACAGCGAAAGCTCGCGCCTTGCCGCATCCTGGAAAGCGAGTGATCTGCCTGCACGCCAAAGAGAGCTCGTCGAGCGCCAGTTGAAGGAATATCGCGGCGGCGCTTCCATTGATGTATTCGATGTTTTTGCCGCTGCGCTGCGTAGGATCGACAATCTCCCGGCTGCCGGTTCATTGCTCGAAATCGGTTGTTCCAGCGGATATTACTCCGAGGTTTTGGAAGTGAATGGCTTGCCGTTGCGGTATAGCGGCTGCGATTATTCCCATGCATTCATCGATATGGCGCGCAGAATCTATCCAGCACTGTCATTCGATGTGGAGGATGCAACGCGGCTCAGCTATCAGAATGATGCGTTTGATGTCGTGGTTTCGGGATGCTGCCTCCTGCATATTCCCGATTATAAAGCGGCGATTGCCGAGAGCGCCCGCGTCGCCAAAGAATACGTCATTTTTCACCGCACTCCGGTCGTCTATGGACAGCCGACCAAGTATTTCCGTAAGCAGGCCTATGGCGTCGAGACCATAGAGATCCATTTTTCCGAGCCGGATCTCTTGGACAGTTTTCGGGTTCATGGCCTGGAAGTGCAGTCAACCTTTACGCTGAACGAGAGCGCGGATCCGCGCGACTACAGCACGGGCAATGCAAACCGCACCTATTTGTGCAGGAAACAATCCCAGCTATGA